A section of the Chryseobacterium scophthalmum genome encodes:
- a CDS encoding efflux RND transporter permease subunit codes for MLKKFIDRPVLSTVISIILLLLGAMSVFNLPITLFPDIAPPSVQVTAFYPGANAEVVARSVAVPIEEAVNGVENMTYMTSNSSNDGSMTLSVFFKQGSDPDNAAVNVQNRVSKAMSQLPQEVVQAGISTQKVQNSMIMFMGLSSNDPKQYDELFLQNYLKINVIPQIQRIPGVAQAQVFGTRDYSMRLWLKPDRLAANDLSPQEVLAAVKDHNLEAAPGRLGQGSKETYEYILKYKGKLNKNEDYENIAIKSNSDGSFLRLKDVARVEFGSYTYTAANRVDGKPVAGFAILQTAGSNANEILTDIEKQVEQMKPSLPKGVEPIIMYNSKDFLDASIHQVVETLIIAFILVFIVVYIFLQDFRSTLIPAIAVPVAIVGTFFFLQLFGFSINMLTLFALVLAIGIVVDDAIVVVEAVHSKMEQTGMQVEQATTHSMSEISGAIISITLVMCAVFIPVGFMQGPAGVFYRQFAFTLVIAILISAINALTLSPALCALLLNDPQGEHGEHGQKKGFGAKFFNAFNKSFNNMTKKYIYSLKFLIKNKWVAVTGLAAITAASVFLINKAPTGFIPTEDQGFVLYAVNTPPGSSLDRTHRATEQIDKIINGEKAKNHLWVADGMNFISNANASPYSAGFIKLKDYEDRGEMKDPDQIAAALTGKVAQVKDANAFFFNFPTVQGFGNVSGFEFMLQDKTNGSFEQLGINTQVFIGELMKRPEIAFAFTTYAAGNPQYTIDVDTDKANQLGVSITELMQTMQIYYGSSFVSDFNRFGKYYRVMAQADIPYRTDANSMEGIYVKNKSGEMVPVKTLVTLKRTFGPETVSRNNLFNAVTINGTPKPGYSTGDAIKAVEEVAQKSLPRGYGYEWTGITREEIKTGGQTAFVFMLSILFVYFLLAAQYESYILPFAVILTIPTGIFGVFAFTGLAGIDNNIYVQVGLIMLVGLLAKNAILIVEFAVQRRKAGKTLIESALQASRLRLRPILMTSFAFIIGMLPLVWTQGAAAKGNHSIGISTVGGMFTGVVFGIFIIPVMYVIFQYLHEKMPSRKQKRLQKQKLEEELLATAH; via the coding sequence ATGTTAAAAAAATTCATAGATAGACCGGTACTTTCTACGGTTATCTCCATTATACTTTTGCTACTGGGAGCGATGTCGGTTTTCAACCTTCCGATCACACTATTTCCCGATATTGCACCACCGAGTGTTCAGGTGACGGCATTTTATCCGGGAGCGAATGCAGAAGTTGTTGCCCGTTCCGTAGCAGTTCCTATTGAGGAAGCGGTGAACGGTGTTGAGAACATGACGTACATGACCTCAAATTCAAGTAACGACGGATCAATGACCTTGAGTGTATTTTTCAAGCAAGGTTCAGATCCTGATAATGCTGCGGTAAATGTTCAAAACCGTGTTTCAAAAGCCATGAGTCAGCTTCCACAGGAAGTTGTACAGGCAGGAATCTCGACTCAAAAAGTTCAAAACAGTATGATCATGTTCATGGGACTTTCGAGTAATGACCCAAAACAATACGATGAACTTTTCTTACAAAATTATTTGAAGATCAATGTAATTCCACAAATACAACGTATTCCGGGAGTTGCTCAGGCACAGGTTTTCGGAACAAGAGATTATTCGATGAGACTTTGGCTGAAACCAGACAGATTGGCTGCCAATGACCTTTCTCCGCAGGAAGTTTTAGCAGCAGTAAAAGATCACAATCTTGAAGCCGCTCCAGGACGTTTGGGACAAGGAAGCAAGGAAACTTACGAATATATCTTAAAATATAAAGGTAAATTAAACAAAAACGAAGACTACGAAAATATTGCCATCAAATCGAATAGTGACGGTTCATTTTTAAGATTAAAAGATGTTGCAAGAGTCGAATTTGGTTCTTATACTTACACTGCAGCGAACAGAGTTGATGGAAAACCGGTTGCAGGTTTTGCCATTCTTCAAACTGCTGGTTCTAATGCCAACGAAATTTTAACTGATATTGAAAAGCAGGTTGAGCAGATGAAGCCTTCACTTCCAAAAGGAGTTGAGCCCATTATCATGTACAATTCTAAAGACTTTTTGGATGCATCAATTCATCAGGTTGTAGAAACTTTAATTATCGCATTCATTTTGGTATTTATTGTAGTATATATTTTCCTTCAGGATTTCAGATCTACATTAATTCCTGCGATCGCCGTTCCGGTAGCAATTGTTGGTACATTTTTCTTCCTTCAGCTATTTGGTTTCAGCATCAATATGTTGACATTGTTCGCATTAGTTCTAGCCATTGGTATTGTTGTGGATGATGCCATTGTCGTTGTTGAAGCCGTCCATTCTAAAATGGAACAGACAGGAATGCAGGTTGAACAAGCCACCACTCATTCGATGAGCGAAATTTCCGGAGCGATTATTTCTATTACACTGGTCATGTGTGCGGTATTTATTCCGGTTGGTTTTATGCAAGGTCCTGCAGGAGTTTTCTACAGACAGTTTGCCTTTACTTTGGTGATTGCAATTTTGATCTCTGCGATTAATGCATTGACTTTAAGCCCTGCTTTATGTGCTTTATTATTAAATGATCCTCAAGGAGAACATGGCGAGCACGGTCAGAAAAAAGGTTTTGGAGCAAAGTTTTTTAACGCTTTCAACAAGAGCTTTAATAACATGACCAAAAAATACATTTACAGCCTTAAGTTTTTAATTAAAAATAAATGGGTTGCGGTTACAGGTTTAGCAGCAATCACAGCAGCAAGTGTTTTCTTGATCAATAAAGCTCCTACAGGATTTATTCCTACAGAAGATCAGGGATTTGTTTTGTATGCTGTGAATACTCCTCCCGGAAGTTCATTAGACAGAACGCACAGAGCAACTGAGCAGATTGATAAAATCATCAATGGTGAAAAAGCTAAAAATCACCTTTGGGTTGCCGACGGGATGAATTTCATCAGTAATGCCAACGCTTCTCCTTATTCTGCAGGTTTTATTAAACTGAAAGATTATGAAGATCGTGGCGAAATGAAAGATCCCGATCAGATTGCAGCGGCTTTAACCGGAAAAGTAGCACAAGTAAAAGATGCCAATGCATTCTTCTTCAATTTCCCTACTGTACAAGGTTTTGGTAACGTTTCAGGTTTTGAATTTATGTTACAGGATAAAACCAACGGATCTTTTGAACAATTAGGAATCAATACTCAGGTTTTCATTGGAGAATTGATGAAACGTCCGGAAATTGCTTTTGCCTTTACAACTTACGCAGCCGGAAATCCTCAATATACCATTGATGTTGATACCGATAAAGCCAATCAGTTGGGAGTTTCTATTACAGAATTGATGCAGACCATGCAAATCTATTACGGAAGTAGTTTCGTTTCAGATTTCAATAGATTTGGTAAATACTACCGAGTAATGGCTCAAGCTGATATTCCTTACAGAACCGATGCTAATTCTATGGAAGGAATTTATGTTAAAAATAAATCGGGCGAAATGGTTCCTGTAAAGACTTTGGTAACGTTAAAAAGAACTTTCGGACCTGAAACAGTTTCAAGAAACAACCTATTCAACGCGGTAACCATCAACGGAACTCCAAAACCTGGTTACAGTACAGGAGACGCCATTAAAGCCGTAGAAGAAGTTGCTCAAAAATCACTTCCAAGAGGATATGGTTACGAATGGACCGGAATTACACGAGAAGAAATTAAAACCGGTGGACAAACAGCTTTTGTATTTATGCTAAGTATTTTGTTTGTGTATTTCTTATTGGCAGCTCAGTACGAAAGTTACATCCTTCCGTTTGCCGTTATTTTAACTATTCCTACAGGGATTTTCGGAGTATTTGCTTTCACAGGATTAGCCGGAATTGACAATAACATTTACGTTCAGGTCGGATTAATCATGCTCGTCGGATTGTTAGCTAAAAATGCAATTCTGATCGTAGAATTTGCCGTTCAGCGAAGAAAAGCAGGAAAAACTTTAATTGAATCAGCGCTTCAGGCTTCAAGATTACGTTTAAGACCAATTTTGATGACTTCATTTGCTTTCATCATCGGTATGCTTCCGTTGGTTTGGACACAAGGTGCAGCAGCAAAAGGAAATCATTCGATCGGAATCAGTACAGTTGGTGGAATGTTTACAGGAGTTGTCTTCGGGATATTCATTATTCCGGTGATGTATGTCATCTTCCAGTATTTACATGAAAAAATGCCGAGCAGAAAACAAAAAAGACTTCAAAAACAAAAACTAGAAGAAGAACTTTTGGCAACAGCACATTAA
- a CDS encoding efflux RND transporter periplasmic adaptor subunit — MKTTAKAKLIVLISSIIFLQNCTKAAEGTNAAPPAPELPVYTVTTSPATIYQEFPTALEGKNNVEIRSQVDGYLDKIYVEEGAYVRAGEALFKIDSRAYGEQMNMANANLQVANANIQKAKVEVDRLEPLVSAKVVSEVQLRTAKANYAAAVAAASQARASVGGAKINVGFTTITAPVSGYIGRIPYKKGSLISRTDANPLTLLSDISEIYAYFSLSELDFIGFQKKYSGATLNEKLKNMPMVDLVIADNTTYPEKGKMSIVDGQFDKTTGAISVRAVFPNANGALRTGNTGRIRMPQLMSNALIIPQESTFEIQDKTYVYVVGNDQKVTSKPITISGKTENYYFISDGVKAGEKIVYVGLGSLKDGVSIKSKNISSDSLLKARPL, encoded by the coding sequence ATGAAAACAACTGCAAAAGCAAAATTAATCGTACTTATATCGAGTATCATTTTTTTACAAAATTGCACAAAAGCGGCAGAAGGCACTAATGCCGCTCCACCCGCTCCAGAATTGCCAGTTTATACCGTTACTACATCTCCAGCGACAATATATCAGGAATTTCCAACTGCATTAGAAGGAAAAAACAATGTGGAAATAAGATCTCAGGTTGACGGATATTTAGATAAAATTTATGTAGAAGAAGGTGCTTATGTAAGAGCCGGAGAAGCCTTATTTAAAATAGATTCCAGAGCTTACGGGGAGCAAATGAATATGGCCAATGCTAACTTACAGGTTGCCAATGCCAATATTCAGAAAGCAAAAGTTGAGGTTGACAGACTGGAACCTCTTGTATCTGCGAAAGTAGTTTCTGAAGTACAGTTGAGAACTGCAAAAGCAAATTACGCAGCAGCTGTTGCAGCAGCTTCACAAGCAAGAGCTTCAGTTGGCGGAGCAAAAATCAATGTAGGATTTACAACGATTACAGCTCCAGTAAGCGGTTACATTGGAAGAATTCCTTATAAAAAAGGAAGTTTAATTTCAAGAACAGACGCTAATCCTTTGACTTTATTATCAGACATCAGCGAAATTTATGCCTACTTCTCTTTAAGCGAACTTGATTTTATCGGTTTTCAGAAAAAATATTCAGGAGCAACTTTAAACGAAAAACTTAAAAATATGCCGATGGTAGATCTAGTGATTGCCGACAACACCACCTATCCTGAAAAAGGTAAAATGAGCATTGTTGACGGACAGTTTGACAAAACTACAGGAGCGATCAGTGTTCGTGCCGTTTTTCCAAATGCGAACGGAGCTTTGAGAACAGGAAATACAGGTAGAATTCGCATGCCACAATTGATGTCGAATGCATTGATCATCCCACAGGAATCTACGTTTGAAATTCAAGATAAAACATACGTGTATGTTGTTGGAAATGATCAGAAAGTGACCAGTAAACCAATTACTATTTCAGGAAAAACTGAAAACTATTACTTCATTTCTGATGGTGTAAAAGCAGGTGAAAAAATAGTTTATGTTGGTTTAGGTAGCTTAAAGGACGGCGTTTCCATCAAATCAAAAAATATTTCTTCTGATAGTCTTTTGAAAGCAAGACCATTGTAA
- a CDS encoding TetR/AcrR family transcriptional regulator: MGLHERRQREKESIRANILQAAFTLAKTDGWASLSIRKIADAIEYSAPVVYDHFENKEAILYEISINGFHCLQIELLKAQKKHESPEDQLTAIVDAYWNFAFKNKEYYQLMFGLGMQCSGKGLMKEEFSSFQDMIFDCTYEIIKKKGSNEDSACHSSHALFSAVHGLISIMMMRNDDIPSTMNKTTLDETVSAFIKSL, translated from the coding sequence ATGGGCTTACATGAACGTCGTCAAAGAGAAAAAGAATCTATCCGTGCAAATATTTTGCAGGCTGCATTTACTTTGGCTAAAACTGACGGTTGGGCATCGCTTTCTATTCGTAAAATAGCTGATGCGATTGAGTACAGCGCTCCTGTTGTTTATGATCATTTCGAAAACAAAGAAGCGATTTTATATGAAATTTCTATCAACGGATTTCATTGCCTTCAAATAGAATTATTAAAAGCTCAGAAAAAACACGAAAGTCCGGAAGATCAGTTGACAGCAATTGTAGATGCTTATTGGAATTTTGCCTTTAAGAATAAAGAATATTACCAATTGATGTTCGGTTTGGGAATGCAGTGCAGTGGAAAAGGTTTAATGAAAGAAGAGTTTTCGTCTTTTCAGGATATGATTTTCGACTGTACTTATGAAATTATCAAGAAAAAAGGATCAAATGAAGATAGTGCTTGCCACTCTTCTCATGCTTTGTTTTCTGCAGTTCACGGATTAATTTCAATCATGATGATGAGAAATGATGATATTCCTTCAACAATGAACAAAACTACTTTAGACGAAACAGTTTCGGCTTTTATTAAATCTTTGTAA
- a CDS encoding thioredoxin family protein has protein sequence MNTPSNMLALGTKAPFFELPNPSKSNEVQSLDDLKGEKGTLVIFMCNHCPFVLHIIDKLTELYEDYNEAGIEFIAINSNNVEKYPADSPEKMIEFQIERKFDFPYLYDESQAIAKAYDAACTPDFFFFDDKLDLIYRGQMDDSRPGNHKEVTGEDLIIAFENLLIGEPQEEIQRPSMGCNIKWK, from the coding sequence ATGAATACTCCCTCAAATATGTTGGCATTAGGTACAAAAGCTCCGTTTTTTGAACTTCCGAATCCTTCAAAAAGCAATGAAGTTCAGTCATTAGATGATTTGAAAGGTGAAAAAGGTACATTGGTGATTTTTATGTGCAATCACTGCCCGTTTGTACTTCACATTATTGATAAGTTGACAGAACTTTATGAAGATTATAATGAGGCAGGAATTGAATTTATCGCGATCAATTCTAATAACGTAGAAAAATATCCTGCAGATTCTCCGGAAAAAATGATTGAGTTTCAAATCGAAAGAAAATTTGACTTTCCTTATTTATACGACGAAAGCCAGGCAATTGCAAAAGCTTACGATGCAGCTTGCACGCCGGATTTCTTTTTCTTTGATGATAAATTAGACCTTATTTACAGAGGTCAGATGGATGATTCAAGACCGGGAAATCACAAAGAAGTAACGGGTGAAGATTTAATTATTGCTTTTGAAAATCTTTTAATCGGCGAACCTCAGGAAGAAATTCAGAGACCGAGTATGGGTTGCAATATAAAGTGGAAATAA
- a CDS encoding AraC family transcriptional regulator encodes MKVTFERVIPNEKSSFRTIHNNSPISEFKWEYHYHPEIELVCVLSGSGTRHVGYHKSNYTNGDLVLIGSNIPHSGFGLNSIDPHEEIVLQFKQEILQFPEQEVEARSIKDLLELSKYGIKFHRKIKKAMIPKLRLMLESEGYKRYLLLLEILFELSQSKDYELLNNEIMPYTIISKNKTRLENIFTFVEHNYDKEINIEDVAKLANLTLPAFCNFFKKATQITFTEFVNRYRINKACLLMAQDKSISECSYSCGFNNVTYFNRMFKKYTEKTPSEFMKNFSHSKVNVDLKVEESKIKIGF; translated from the coding sequence ATGAAAGTTACATTTGAACGAGTGATCCCCAATGAAAAGAGTTCTTTTCGCACGATCCATAATAACTCTCCTATTTCAGAATTCAAATGGGAATATCATTATCATCCCGAAATTGAGCTTGTCTGCGTACTTTCCGGGAGCGGAACACGCCACGTTGGCTATCATAAAAGCAATTATACCAATGGCGATCTGGTTTTGATCGGTTCAAATATTCCGCATTCCGGATTTGGTTTAAATTCGATCGATCCACATGAAGAAATTGTACTCCAGTTCAAACAGGAAATTTTGCAATTCCCGGAACAGGAAGTTGAAGCCAGATCGATCAAAGACTTACTGGAGCTTTCTAAATATGGTATAAAATTTCACCGGAAAATCAAAAAAGCAATGATTCCAAAATTGAGATTGATGCTGGAATCTGAAGGCTACAAAAGATATTTACTATTGCTTGAAATTCTTTTTGAACTTTCACAATCTAAAGATTATGAACTTTTGAATAACGAAATCATGCCTTATACCATCATTTCAAAAAATAAAACGAGGCTGGAAAATATTTTCACATTTGTAGAACACAATTATGACAAAGAAATTAATATTGAAGATGTCGCTAAATTGGCCAATCTTACACTTCCGGCATTCTGTAATTTCTTTAAAAAGGCAACTCAGATTACCTTTACAGAGTTTGTGAATAGATACCGTATCAACAAAGCATGTTTATTAATGGCGCAAGACAAAAGTATTTCTGAGTGCAGCTACAGTTGTGGTTTTAACAATGTTACTTATTTCAATAGAATGTTTAAAAAATACACAGAAAAAACACCTTCCGAGTTTATGAAGAATTTCTCGCACAGTAAAGTGAATGTAGATTTGAAGGTTGAAGAATCTAAAATAAAGATCGGCTTTTAA
- a CDS encoding MFS transporter, which yields MKNFNIKAVLFLNYFVFAILLNSVGTVILQMQQNFGITKSSASILEGFKDLPIAICSFILASFLPKIGIKKSMLIALFLVSCMCFVMPFANDFWFFKLLFTIVGISFALIKISVFTSIGLVTNTDKEHSSFMGYLEGFFMIGVLAGNVLFSLFIDDHNPKSTHWLNVYWVLGGVSTLSFLFLFFTKLNESDAKSEKTDLLGDLRNSISLFSYKKVLFFLLCAFLFVLVEQSFQTWTPTFYKEILKVPTSMSIQAGAVLAGAFALGRFLSGFFSKKFSWIYVVSFCVVGFAISILLVLPLTHNIHINTNTNWFNAPLVVYLFPLMGGLLAPIYPSINSVILASIPKYLHSAMAGLIVVFSAIGGTVGSIITGFVFQEFSGQQAFYLSLIPLSLLIVSAIIMNKLKINPKK from the coding sequence ATGAAAAATTTCAATATCAAGGCGGTTCTGTTTTTAAACTATTTTGTTTTTGCCATTCTTTTGAATTCGGTAGGAACAGTTATTTTACAGATGCAGCAAAATTTCGGAATTACAAAATCTTCAGCAAGTATTTTAGAAGGTTTCAAAGATTTACCGATTGCAATTTGCTCATTTATTTTAGCTTCTTTTTTACCAAAAATCGGGATTAAAAAATCAATGTTGATCGCGTTGTTTTTGGTGAGCTGTATGTGTTTTGTGATGCCTTTTGCCAATGATTTCTGGTTTTTCAAATTATTGTTTACCATCGTTGGGATTTCTTTCGCCTTAATTAAAATTTCAGTTTTTACTTCCATCGGATTGGTGACCAATACAGATAAAGAACACTCCAGTTTTATGGGATATCTGGAAGGATTTTTTATGATTGGAGTTTTAGCGGGAAATGTTTTATTTAGCCTTTTTATTGACGACCATAATCCTAAATCTACGCATTGGCTTAATGTTTATTGGGTTTTGGGCGGAGTTTCTACCTTGTCATTTTTGTTTTTATTCTTTACTAAGCTCAATGAAAGCGATGCAAAAAGTGAGAAAACCGATTTGCTTGGAGATTTAAGAAACAGCATCAGTTTATTCAGTTACAAAAAAGTATTGTTCTTTTTGCTGTGCGCTTTCCTTTTTGTTTTGGTGGAGCAAAGTTTCCAGACCTGGACGCCTACTTTTTATAAAGAGATTTTAAAAGTTCCGACTTCGATGTCTATCCAGGCAGGAGCGGTTTTAGCAGGAGCTTTTGCATTAGGACGATTTTTATCGGGCTTTTTCTCTAAGAAATTCAGTTGGATCTATGTGGTTTCTTTCTGTGTTGTTGGCTTTGCAATAAGCATTCTTTTGGTCTTACCATTAACTCATAACATTCATATTAATACAAATACCAATTGGTTCAATGCTCCGCTCGTCGTGTATTTATTTCCATTAATGGGCGGATTGTTGGCTCCAATTTATCCAAGTATCAATTCTGTGATCTTAGCATCGATCCCAAAATATTTACACAGTGCAATGGCTGGTTTAATTGTCGTTTTCTCTGCGATCGGAGGCACGGTAGGTTCTATCATAACCGGTTTTGTATTTCAGGAATTCAGTGGACAACAGGCGTTTTATCTTTCATTAATTCCGCTTTCTTTACTGATTGTTTCTGCAATTATCATGAATAAATTAAAAATAAATCCTAAAAAATAA
- a CDS encoding trehalase family glycosidase, translating into MNNQLYINEIQTLFDEVQRSQIFEDQKTMTDAVPLFSVSEINSKYENEKNTEGFDLKQFVLSNFDFLGTKISITREKQLLIDEHIEKLWDELTRTAYEEKGTLLKLPRPYIVPGGRFNEFFYWDSYFIMLGLQTSGRIEMMENIIENCSYLIQTVGFVPNASRTHFLSRSQPPYFSLMLDLLFEITNDENIYIKYYDTLEKEYAFWMNGEKDLENGSNIKRVVKTVNGDILNRYFDEENEPRPESYLIDIEDGENAGEEFFRNIRSACESGWDFSSRWFADGDKIQTIETLNLAQVDLNSLLWHLENTLAKSSSLQNLSEKEKYYSERATGRKQMIDKYFWDENSGTYKDYHMKKNIKTSSEHIAAFYPLFLGLATENQAKSVAKNIEEKFLYQGGLVTTTKNSGQQWDFPNAWAPYQWLGFKSMKNYGFDNLAEKIKTNWSSNVERVYRNTGKLMEKYNALDIETVAGGGEYPNQDGFGWTNGVYLKLKQN; encoded by the coding sequence ATGAATAATCAACTATACATCAACGAAATTCAGACGCTTTTTGATGAGGTTCAAAGGTCACAAATTTTTGAAGACCAAAAAACAATGACAGATGCGGTTCCATTATTTTCTGTTTCTGAAATTAATTCTAAATATGAAAATGAAAAAAATACAGAAGGTTTTGATTTAAAACAATTTGTACTTTCTAATTTCGATTTTTTAGGAACTAAAATTTCAATTACAAGAGAAAAACAATTACTGATTGATGAGCATATCGAAAAACTTTGGGACGAATTGACCAGAACAGCTTATGAAGAAAAAGGAACTTTGTTAAAACTTCCAAGGCCTTATATTGTTCCCGGAGGTCGTTTCAACGAATTTTTCTATTGGGACAGCTATTTCATCATGTTGGGTTTGCAAACTTCCGGAAGAATAGAAATGATGGAAAATATCATTGAGAACTGTTCTTATTTAATTCAGACTGTTGGTTTTGTGCCGAATGCGAGCAGAACTCATTTCTTAAGTCGTTCTCAGCCTCCTTATTTTTCGTTGATGCTCGATTTACTTTTTGAAATAACGAATGATGAAAATATTTACATCAAATATTACGACACTTTAGAAAAAGAATATGCTTTCTGGATGAATGGTGAAAAAGATTTAGAAAACGGTTCAAATATAAAAAGAGTGGTGAAAACAGTTAATGGAGATATTCTAAACAGATATTTCGACGAAGAAAATGAACCGCGTCCCGAAAGTTATTTGATTGATATTGAAGACGGCGAAAATGCAGGTGAAGAATTTTTCAGAAACATAAGAAGTGCCTGTGAATCGGGTTGGGATTTTTCAAGCAGATGGTTTGCAGACGGAGATAAAATTCAGACCATTGAAACTTTAAATCTTGCTCAGGTTGATCTAAACAGTCTTTTATGGCATTTGGAAAACACTTTAGCAAAATCTTCATCACTTCAAAATTTATCTGAAAAAGAAAAGTATTATTCAGAAAGAGCGACAGGTAGAAAACAGATGATCGATAAATATTTCTGGGATGAAAACTCCGGAACTTATAAAGATTATCACATGAAAAAAAATATAAAAACTTCGTCTGAGCATATTGCAGCTTTTTATCCTTTATTTCTTGGTTTAGCGACTGAAAATCAGGCAAAATCGGTTGCTAAAAATATTGAAGAAAAATTTCTTTATCAAGGTGGATTAGTTACTACGACCAAAAATTCCGGGCAACAATGGGATTTTCCTAATGCTTGGGCACCTTATCAATGGTTGGGTTTTAAATCGATGAAGAATTATGGGTTTGATAATTTGGCTGAAAAAATTAAAACCAACTGGTCTTCAAATGTTGAAAGAGTTTACAGGAATACCGGGAAATTGATGGAAAAATACAACGCTTTAGATATAGAAACTGTTGCAGGTGGAGGAGAGTATCCCAATCAGGACGGCTTCGGATGGACGAACGGTGTTTATCTTAAATTAAAACAAAATTAA